A portion of the Micromonospora vinacea genome contains these proteins:
- a CDS encoding winged helix DNA-binding domain-containing protein: MPVDLSAADALALRMASLLLRPHPSTRPGSVAEVVEWFGAMQAQDLASGLWSLGARLPGFGVADVQAALERREALRTWPMRGTVHLVPPADARWMLELTGVRSLAGVATRRAQLGLTEADADRAVDVLGAALAGGGRLTRAQCLATLRAAGLGTDGQRGYHLLWYASVRGVTCVAPNIGTEQTFALLDEWAPTPHRLERDEALALLAHRYVRGHGPVTDREFAGWSGLTVTDARRGLAAADDALSTVRVDGTPMYVDAALADAPRTAPDDMLALPGFDEYLLGFRDRTLMLDPAHQAAVVPGNNGIFQATVVRAGRVVGVWKRRIGRTAVTVTIQPLTTLDVTARARVERALGRYADFLGLPARFDWLT, translated from the coding sequence ATGCCTGTCGACCTCAGCGCAGCCGACGCGCTGGCGCTGCGGATGGCCAGCCTGCTGCTGCGCCCACACCCGAGCACCCGACCCGGCTCCGTGGCCGAGGTGGTCGAGTGGTTCGGCGCGATGCAGGCACAGGACCTGGCCAGCGGTTTGTGGTCGCTGGGCGCCCGGCTGCCCGGCTTCGGTGTCGCCGACGTGCAGGCGGCGTTGGAGCGGCGGGAGGCGCTGCGCACCTGGCCGATGCGGGGCACCGTGCACCTCGTCCCGCCCGCCGACGCCCGCTGGATGCTGGAGCTGACCGGCGTACGATCGCTGGCCGGCGTGGCGACCCGGCGGGCGCAGCTCGGGCTCACCGAGGCCGACGCGGACCGGGCGGTGGACGTCCTCGGCGCCGCGCTGGCCGGCGGCGGTCGGCTCACCCGCGCGCAGTGCCTGGCGACCCTGCGGGCGGCCGGCCTGGGCACCGACGGGCAGCGTGGTTACCACCTGTTGTGGTATGCGAGCGTTCGCGGCGTGACCTGCGTGGCGCCGAACATCGGCACCGAGCAGACCTTCGCCCTGCTCGACGAGTGGGCGCCCACACCGCACCGGCTGGAGCGGGACGAGGCGCTGGCCCTGCTCGCCCACCGCTACGTGCGCGGGCACGGCCCGGTCACCGACCGCGAGTTCGCCGGCTGGAGCGGCCTCACCGTCACCGACGCCCGGCGCGGCCTGGCCGCCGCCGACGACGCGCTGAGCACGGTACGGGTCGACGGCACACCGATGTACGTCGACGCGGCGCTGGCTGACGCGCCGCGCACCGCGCCGGACGACATGCTGGCGCTGCCCGGCTTCGACGAGTACCTGCTCGGCTTCCGGGACCGCACGTTGATGCTCGACCCCGCCCACCAGGCGGCAGTGGTGCCGGGCAACAACGGCATCTTCCAGGCCACAGTGGTCCGCGCCGGCCGGGTGGTGGGCGTGTGGAAGCGTCGGATCGGCCGCACCGCGGTGACCGTGACGATCCAGCCGCTCACGACGCTCGACGTCACGGCGCGGGCCCGGGTGGAGCGGGCGCTCGGGCGCTACGCCGACTTCCTCGGGCTGCCGGCCCGCTTCGACTGGCTGACCTGA
- a CDS encoding HipA family kinase — protein MLRQVTAIRYVTPLREGGSLPGVVEADDLGTYVAKFRGAGQGPKALIAEVICGELARRLGLRVPPLVVLDVDPVIGRAEPDQEVQELLRSSGGANLGMDFLPGALGFDPVAHPVDSALASRVLWFDAFVENVDRSWRNPNLLVWHRELWLIDHGASLYFHHNWPRAEAAVHRAYRAEDHVLAPYASRLAEADAALAPQVTPELLTEVLALVPGEWLTAADFETADAARGAYLDHLSRRVARTADWLPSGSGA, from the coding sequence GTGCTCCGCCAGGTCACCGCGATCCGCTACGTCACCCCACTGCGCGAGGGTGGGTCGCTGCCTGGCGTGGTGGAGGCCGACGACCTGGGCACCTACGTGGCGAAGTTCCGCGGCGCCGGGCAGGGGCCCAAGGCGCTGATCGCCGAGGTGATCTGCGGTGAGCTGGCCCGCCGGCTGGGGTTGCGGGTGCCGCCGTTGGTCGTCCTCGACGTCGACCCGGTGATCGGGCGGGCCGAGCCCGACCAGGAGGTGCAGGAGCTGCTGCGCAGCAGCGGCGGCGCCAACCTCGGGATGGACTTCCTGCCCGGGGCGTTGGGCTTCGACCCGGTGGCGCACCCCGTCGATTCGGCGCTGGCCTCCCGGGTGCTCTGGTTCGACGCGTTCGTGGAGAACGTCGACCGGAGTTGGCGCAATCCGAACCTGCTCGTCTGGCACCGGGAGCTGTGGCTGATCGACCACGGCGCCTCGCTGTACTTCCACCACAACTGGCCGCGCGCCGAGGCCGCCGTGCACCGCGCCTACCGCGCGGAGGACCACGTGCTGGCGCCGTACGCGTCGCGGCTGGCCGAGGCCGACGCCGCGCTGGCCCCCCAGGTCACCCCGGAGCTGCTCACCGAGGTGTTGGCCCTGGTGCCGGGGGAGTGGTTGACCGCCGCCGACTTCGAGACGGCCGACGCGGCGCGCGGCGCGTACCTGGATCACCTGTCCCGCCGGGTCGCCCGCACGGCCGACTGGCTGCCATCGGGGAGCGGGGCATGA
- the wrbA gene encoding NAD(P)H:quinone oxidoreductase, with protein MAAQTKVAVIYYSATGITYQMAQAVCEAAGDAGAEVRLRKVRELAPDEAIRSNSGWQAHRLETQDVPEAMVDDLAWADVVILGAPTRYGMVAAQLKQFIDTTGPLWAQGALANKVYSAFTSTATVHGGHETTLTSLFNVFYHWGGVVVTPGYTDTSQFIAGNPYGPSHTSNNGEIAPDAVALGACALTARRAVQMGAALKAGLAG; from the coding sequence ATGGCTGCCCAGACCAAGGTAGCGGTGATCTACTACAGCGCCACCGGCATCACGTACCAGATGGCCCAGGCCGTGTGTGAGGCCGCCGGGGACGCCGGTGCCGAGGTGCGCCTGCGCAAGGTGCGCGAGTTGGCGCCGGACGAGGCGATCCGCTCCAACTCCGGCTGGCAGGCGCACCGCCTGGAGACCCAGGACGTGCCCGAGGCGATGGTCGACGACCTGGCCTGGGCCGACGTGGTGATCCTCGGCGCGCCGACCCGGTACGGCATGGTCGCAGCACAGCTGAAGCAGTTCATCGACACCACCGGCCCGCTCTGGGCCCAGGGTGCGCTGGCCAACAAGGTCTACTCCGCCTTCACCTCGACGGCGACCGTGCACGGGGGTCACGAGACCACGCTGACCTCGCTGTTCAACGTCTTCTACCACTGGGGCGGCGTGGTGGTCACCCCCGGTTACACCGACACCAGCCAGTTCATCGCCGGCAACCCGTACGGCCCCTCGCACACCAGCAACAACGGGGAGATCGCCCCAGACGCCGTGGCGCTCGGGGCCTGCGCGCTCACCGCCCGGCGCGCGGTGCAGATGGGTGCCGCGCTGAAGGCGGGCCTGGCCGGCTGA
- a CDS encoding DUF3037 domain-containing protein, which produces MRQPFEYALIRLVPRIERGEQINVGVLLYCQQRDFLAARTHLDADRVRALAPDVDLPAVAAVLDSWDRTCSGDGPATRMRLGERFHWLAAPRSTMIQTGPVHTGLTVDPAAELDRLMAALVR; this is translated from the coding sequence ATGAGGCAACCCTTCGAGTACGCGCTGATCCGGCTCGTGCCCCGCATCGAGCGCGGGGAGCAGATCAACGTCGGGGTGTTGCTCTACTGCCAGCAGCGCGACTTCCTGGCCGCGCGGACGCACCTGGACGCCGACCGGGTTCGCGCGCTGGCGCCCGACGTCGACCTGCCCGCGGTGGCCGCGGTGCTCGACTCCTGGGACCGGACCTGCTCCGGTGACGGGCCGGCGACCCGGATGCGGCTCGGTGAGCGGTTCCACTGGCTGGCCGCGCCGCGTAGCACGATGATCCAGACGGGGCCGGTGCACACCGGTCTCACCGTCGACCCGGCGGCCGAACTGGACCGGCTGATGGCGGCCCTGGTCCGCTGA